One genomic segment of Microvirga ossetica includes these proteins:
- a CDS encoding SWIB/MDM2 domain-containing protein, translating to MTEAKAAKKPNPALAKPLQPSNELAAVVGSTPLPRTAVVSKVWEYIKANNLQNPENKREILADQKLQAVFGGKDKVSMFEMNKHFAQHLS from the coding sequence ATGACTGAAGCCAAAGCCGCCAAGAAGCCGAATCCTGCTCTAGCGAAGCCGCTGCAACCTTCGAACGAACTGGCGGCCGTTGTCGGATCGACCCCGCTGCCGCGGACTGCGGTGGTGAGCAAGGTCTGGGAGTACATCAAGGCCAACAACCTCCAGAACCCCGAGAACAAGCGAGAGATTCTGGCGGATCAGAAGCTTCAGGCTGTATTTGGCGGCAAGGACAAGGTCAGCATGTTCGAGATGAACAAGCACTTCGCTCAGCATCTCTCCTGA